The Achromobacter spanius genome includes the window GGCGTGGCGTCCAGTGCCACCGCCGTGTTGATCGGCCACGTGGCCAGCCAGACACGCACGCTGCGCGTGGGCTCAGGCGGCATCATGTTGCCGAACCATGCGCCGCTGATCATCGCCGAGCAATTTGGCACGCTGGAAACCCTGTACCCCGGCCGTATCGACCTGGGCCTGGGCCGTGCGCCTGGCAGCGATGGCGCAACGCAGCACGCGCTGCGCCGGGGCCCGCGCAGTGGGCTGGAGTTTCCGGCGCTGGTTGAAGAATTGCGTGGTTTCCTGGCGGCTTCCCGGCCGGGCCAGCCCGTGCGCGCCATCCCCGGCGAGGGGCTGGACATTCCGATCTGGCTGTTGGGATCCAGCGATTTCAGCGCGCGCCTGGCCGCGGAACTGGGCCTGCCGTTTTCTTTCGCGGGGCATTTCTCGCCGGAAGGCATGGCCGCGATGCGGCTGTACCGGCACTTGTTCAAACCGTCGGAGACGCTGTCGCGCCCTTACGCGATGATCGGCGTGCCGGTGGTGGCGGCCGAATCCGACGAAGCCGCCCAGCGCCAATCGACCACGCAGCAGCTGAAATTCCTGTCGCTGGTGCGGGGCCACCGCCTGCAATTGCAGCCGCCGGTGGACAACATGGACGGCTTATGGAACGAATGGGAGCGTGAGGCGGTCAATCAAAGACTGAGCGCTTCCATCGTGGGCGGGCCAGACACCGTGAAGCGGCGGCTGGAAGCCCTGGTGGCCGAAACCGAGGCCGATGAAGTCATGATCGTGTCCGACTTTTTCGACATCGCCGATCGCCTGCGCTCTTTTGAGATCGTCGCGTCCTTGAAGAACGATGCGGGTGTCTCTACAAAAACCGCGGTCTAAGCACCGCTGACTGCGCTCTCCACAGCGCCAACCATTGCGACGTGGCCATTGCCCGCTCTACTATTGCCCCAGAGCGCGTGGCACATGAAGCGTCGCCTAATCAGGCCGGGGCTGGCACACCCCGGGTCCCCGATACCGCCTTTTTGCGCCGCGCTCCGCGGCAAGGATCCAAAATGAGTATTGTTGAACTCACCAAAGAAAGCTTCCAGGAAGCCATTACGCCTGACGGTACCCTGATCGTTGACTTCTGGGCTCCGTGGTGCGGCCCGTGCCGTGGCTTTGCTCCCGTTTTTGAGCAAGCCGCGACCGAGCACACCGACGTCACGTTCGCCAAGGTGAACACCGACGTCGAGCAGGAATTGGCCGGCGCGCTGGGAATTCGTTCGATTCCCACGCTGATGGTCTTCCGTGAGAAGGTCCTGCTGTTCTCGCAACCCGGCGCGCTGTCGGGCGGGCAGTTGAATGAGCTGCTTGCCAAGATCAAGGAAGTGGACATGGAAAAGGTCCACCAGGAAATCGCAGCGGCGCAAGACAGCCAGAACGCGTAAGTGCGTAAACAGACAAGGGCCCGGTTCGCTAAGATCCGGGCCCTTTTTCAATGCAGATGTGGGGCCGTGTTCGTAATCGACCATGCCGCCACCGCCCCTATCGTCGGCCCGGCGCCCTCGCCGTGGCCGTCACCATCATCACGTACGCTATGACAGCACTTCCCAGGCCGAGCGCCCGCGTGTGATGTTGGCGACGGTGACCTCCAGGTCACTGACCACGGTGCGCGGCGCCACGAAACAGAGCGCCACGCCGTCTTCGTTGAAGTCTTCCTGCTGCACCACCGCGCCCGCCTGCGCCAAGCGCGACTTCAGCAGCGCAAGTTCCGCAAAACCGCAGGTGCAGCGGACGGTGGCCAGGTCCACGATTTCGCTGCGCTGGCCCAGCCGCAGGCAATTCGCCGCGCAGCCGCCATACGCCCGCACCAAGCCGCCCGCGCCCAATTTGATGCCGCCATACCAGCGCACCACCAGCACGGCCACGCGGTCCATGTCCTGGCCCTCGATCGCTTGCAGGATCGGTCGGCCAGCCGTACCGCCGGGCTCGCCATCGTCGTTGAATCGGTATTCCTGCCCGATGCGATAGGCCCAGCAGTTGTGGGTGGCTTCGGGGTCACCGCGCTCGGCGAAGAATCGCATCGCCTCGTCCACGGTGGCAACCGGGGCGGCATGCGCAACAAAGCGGCTTTTCTTGATGTCTTCCTGATACGAGCAAGGAGCGGTCAACGTGTGCGTCATGCCCGGCATTGTAAGTGCTGGGCCGCACCCACCCCTAGCCGTGGCAGTCAGGCACTTCCTGGTCCAGGTAGACGTCGAAGGCCACGTCGCGCGCCCACTTCGCCGTCATTGCCTTCCAGGCGCCGGACTGGTTCCACGCCTTCATTTCGCTTGCCAGCCACGCGCGGCCAGCGGTGTCCGCGGCCGGCAACAGCCATACGCGCTCGCGCGGCGCGCCGTCTGGTTCAAGCGTGGCGGAGAACTTCTTCCATTCGGGAAAGCGCACCAGCGGCTCCCAGACGGCGTCGTCCACCAGGCCGACATCGCAAGCGCCTTCTCGCACCGCGACCAATGCATCGGACGGCACGCGATAGGTGCGCACCACGGCGCCCCAGCTTTCGGCCAGCGCGCGGGTGTCGCTTGCGGCCTCGGCCATGCAGACGCTGCGGCCGCGCACATCAGCCGGTTTGCGCAGGGTGGTGTCGCTGCGGATCACGGCTTTGGGGCGTGTACGGTAGCCGGTGGGCTGCACCGCCACCCCAGATGGCGGGGCGCTGGCTTGGTCCGCCAGCACCACATCCACCTCGCCCGCAGCCAAGCGGGCCCCGGCCTCGTCCGCCGGCACCTGCTGCAAACGTACCGGCAAGCCCAGGCTCAGACCAAGCTTTTCGGCCATGTTGGCGTCCAGCCCGTGGGGGGTGCGTATCTTTGCCCCCGCAACGGGCAGCGGCGCCAGATACGGCACGCCCACCACCAATTCGCCGCGCGCCTTCGCGGCTGCAAAACCCGTGGGTTGCTGCGCGTGCGCGGCACCCGCGCCGGCAAGCAGCAGGCCAGCAGTCAAAGCGAACAGAAGGGTCAGGCGCCGGGTCATGGCCATGGGCTTATACGTACTGGTAGCGCAACAAGCGATGCTTGAGGTTTTCAAGCACGAACTGGTCGATCAAGGCGGCCAGCACGGCGATGACGAGGATGTTGGTCATCACGCCCGTCATGTCCGCGATCTCGCCCGAATACGCCAGAGACCGGCCCAGCCCTTTGCCGAAGCCGATCAGCATCTCGGCGGAGATCAGCGCGCGCCAGGCGTTGCCGAAGGCAAGCTGTGCGCCCGTGATCAGTTCGGGCATGACGGCGGGCAGGTACACGCGCTTGACCAGGCCCCATCGCGTGGCACCCATGACGCGCGCCGCCGACACGTGCACGCGCTGCACGGATTCGGTGGCGTTCATGACACTGAGCGCGGCCGGGAAGAACGCCGACAGCGCCACCACCACGATGATGGGCGTATTGCCAAAGCCCATCACGATCAGGAACAGCGGCACCCAGGCGATGGATGGAATCGACTGCAGGATGACGATGGCGCTGCGCAGCACTTCGCGAAAGAAGAACAGCACCGCCGCCACCAGCCCAAAACCGATGCCCGCCAACAGCGCCAGGCTGTAACCCGCCCCCAGCCGGCCCAAGGTACCCATCAGGCTTTGATGGAACGATTGCTTGCCCAGGTCCTCGAACAGGCGTTCGACCACCGCCGGCACGCCCGGCATCAGGAAATCAGGCAGGACAAACGCCGCCGATTGCCACAACAGAAGAATGAAAAGGACACCCAAAACGCCCGCAAGATGCTTGCGGGCGCCGGTCACACGGGTAGACGAGCTCAAAGTTTGCGCGCCTCTTGCCAGGACAGATCAACGATGCTGGACACGTCGTACGGCTTGCCGTCGCGGGTCTTCAGCGAACCTTGGGCTTGCAGGATGTCAGCGATTTCCTGCATGCGAGCCGTGTCCTTTTCCGTCAGCTTGGGCGTGAACACCTGCGTGCTGATGGCTTCGGCAATCACCGTTTCGCGCGGCAGTTCGCCGCGCTTGAGCGTCTTCAAGGTGGGCTCGGCGATGAAGTAGGAGGCGATCAGCTTGGACGCTTGCGCGGGTTCTTTCTGCAGCAGCGTGATGGCCTGGTTTTGCGCGTCCAGCGCTTTCCAGACATCGTCCTTGCGCTTGGCCAGGGTTTCACCCGAGGTGATCACGACCATGCACGGAAACGGCCAGGCCTGGCCCACTTCATAGATCTGTTTGACCGGCGCCACCAACTGGGCGATGCGGTCATAGGGCTCGAACAGAAAGGCCGCGTCCACGCGCTTGCCCACCAGCGACTGCACGGCAACGGCCGGGCTCACGCCCATGACGTTGACGTCATCCGGGTTCAGCTTGCCTTGCTTGAGCACCACGCCCTTCAACACCACGTCCGCGGTGCTGCCTTCGGCTTGCGAGGCCAGCGTCTTGCCCTTCAGGCCGGCGATGTCCTGGATGCCGGAATCGTCACGCACGACCAGCGAGTGATAGCCCTGCTGCGCGCCGCCCACCACTTTCAGGTCCGCGCCCTTGGACGCCCACGCCACGGCGTTGGTGAAGCCCAGCACGCCGATGTCCAACTGACCGCCGACAATCGCCTTGATCAGGTCGGTGCCGGACTTGAATTCGATCAACTCAGAATCCAGGCCGGCCTTTTGGTAGTAGCCGCCCTCTTGCGCCACGATCGCTTGCGCGTCGTCCATCACCCGCAGATAGCCCACGCGGAACTTTTCGGCGGCCATTGCAGGGGCCGCAGCCAGCAGCGCGGCCGCCAGCGGCAGGGAAAGCCATTGCTTGAATTTCATCAGAGGAACTCCAGGGAATGCAGGTTGGCGATGCG containing:
- a CDS encoding LLM class flavin-dependent oxidoreductase; amino-acid sequence: MSALARIPFSVLDLAPIVQGRDAADAFRNTVAVAQHVERLGYKRFWLAEHHNINGVASSATAVLIGHVASQTRTLRVGSGGIMLPNHAPLIIAEQFGTLETLYPGRIDLGLGRAPGSDGATQHALRRGPRSGLEFPALVEELRGFLAASRPGQPVRAIPGEGLDIPIWLLGSSDFSARLAAELGLPFSFAGHFSPEGMAAMRLYRHLFKPSETLSRPYAMIGVPVVAAESDEAAQRQSTTQQLKFLSLVRGHRLQLQPPVDNMDGLWNEWEREAVNQRLSASIVGGPDTVKRRLEALVAETEADEVMIVSDFFDIADRLRSFEIVASLKNDAGVSTKTAV
- the trxA gene encoding thioredoxin codes for the protein MSIVELTKESFQEAITPDGTLIVDFWAPWCGPCRGFAPVFEQAATEHTDVTFAKVNTDVEQELAGALGIRSIPTLMVFREKVLLFSQPGALSGGQLNELLAKIKEVDMEKVHQEIAAAQDSQNA
- a CDS encoding IMPACT family protein, coding for MTHTLTAPCSYQEDIKKSRFVAHAAPVATVDEAMRFFAERGDPEATHNCWAYRIGQEYRFNDDGEPGGTAGRPILQAIEGQDMDRVAVLVVRWYGGIKLGAGGLVRAYGGCAANCLRLGQRSEIVDLATVRCTCGFAELALLKSRLAQAGAVVQQEDFNEDGVALCFVAPRTVVSDLEVTVANITRGRSAWEVLS
- a CDS encoding transporter substrate-binding domain-containing protein, with protein sequence MAMTRRLTLLFALTAGLLLAGAGAAHAQQPTGFAAAKARGELVVGVPYLAPLPVAGAKIRTPHGLDANMAEKLGLSLGLPVRLQQVPADEAGARLAAGEVDVVLADQASAPPSGVAVQPTGYRTRPKAVIRSDTTLRKPADVRGRSVCMAEAASDTRALAESWGAVVRTYRVPSDALVAVREGACDVGLVDDAVWEPLVRFPEWKKFSATLEPDGAPRERVWLLPAADTAGRAWLASEMKAWNQSGAWKAMTAKWARDVAFDVYLDQEVPDCHG
- a CDS encoding ABC transporter permease gives rise to the protein MSSSTRVTGARKHLAGVLGVLFILLLWQSAAFVLPDFLMPGVPAVVERLFEDLGKQSFHQSLMGTLGRLGAGYSLALLAGIGFGLVAAVLFFFREVLRSAIVILQSIPSIAWVPLFLIVMGFGNTPIIVVVALSAFFPAALSVMNATESVQRVHVSAARVMGATRWGLVKRVYLPAVMPELITGAQLAFGNAWRALISAEMLIGFGKGLGRSLAYSGEIADMTGVMTNILVIAVLAALIDQFVLENLKHRLLRYQYV
- a CDS encoding ABC transporter substrate-binding protein, which gives rise to MKFKQWLSLPLAAALLAAAPAMAAEKFRVGYLRVMDDAQAIVAQEGGYYQKAGLDSELIEFKSGTDLIKAIVGGQLDIGVLGFTNAVAWASKGADLKVVGGAQQGYHSLVVRDDSGIQDIAGLKGKTLASQAEGSTADVVLKGVVLKQGKLNPDDVNVMGVSPAVAVQSLVGKRVDAAFLFEPYDRIAQLVAPVKQIYEVGQAWPFPCMVVITSGETLAKRKDDVWKALDAQNQAITLLQKEPAQASKLIASYFIAEPTLKTLKRGELPRETVIAEAISTQVFTPKLTEKDTARMQEIADILQAQGSLKTRDGKPYDVSSIVDLSWQEARKL